One segment of Rhinatrema bivittatum chromosome 14, aRhiBiv1.1, whole genome shotgun sequence DNA contains the following:
- the LOC115075999 gene encoding protein BTG3-like isoform X2, with translation MREELCAGIDYIMKVVNRHQKLDWRKVEVFGEKLMEILSRKYTGHWYPESPVKGQAYRCIRINRKQRVDECLLQACEGSGLQYSELALPREMSLWIDPKEVSCRLGENSCHFQVKLPGPKKEELGKRSPSEQETSDYHSEGSDSQAESSDEDESARKKKERQVQPEAAAQSSIKQGPEYFYHPAQVTPAFIPFRRAVGLIPTYQPVTLYYIYPKLQKFYPQNLSRTRRQKQKAGKP, from the exons ATGAGAGAGGAGCTTTGTGCCGGCATAGATTACATCATGAAGGTAGTGAACAGGCACCAGAAGCTGGACTGGAGAAAAGTGGAAGTGTTTGGAGAGAAATTGATGGAGATCTTGAGCCGAAAATACACAGGTCACTGGTATCCTGAGAGCCCTGTGAAAGGACAGGCCTATAG GTGTATCAGAATTAATCGGAAGCAGCGGGTGGATGAATGTCTTCTGCAAGCATGCGAGGGTAGTGGTCTGCAGTATTCAGAGCTTGCGCTTCCCAGAGAGATGTCCCTTTGGATTGACCCCAAAGAAGTCAGTTGCCG GCTTGGGGAGAACAGCTGTCACTTCCAAGTGAAGCTGCCTGGGCCAAAgaaggaagagctggggaaaagaAGCCCCTCAGAGCAAGAGACCTCCGACTATCACTCTGAGGGCTCCGATTCGCAGGCTGAGAGCTCCGATGAAGATGAGAGTGCCAGGAAAAAGAAGGAGAGACAGGTCCAGCCTGAGGCTGCTGCACAAAGCTCCATAAAGCAG GGACCAGAATATTTCTATCACCCTGCGCAAGTAACTCCAGCCTTCATCCCCTTCAGAAGAGCTGTGGGCCTCATCCCCACCTATCAGCCGGTCACCCTCTACTACATCTACCCCAAGCTGCAAAAGTTCTACCCCCAGAACCTCTCCCGGACCAGACGCCAGAAACAGAAAGCTGGGAAACCCTGA